A single region of the Lotus japonicus ecotype B-129 chromosome 4, LjGifu_v1.2 genome encodes:
- the LOC130715915 gene encoding tobamovirus multiplication protein 1-like codes for MHQHQHQHQHQLMSFTAMEIALWWWDQINHSTHWQSAIFYFLCAAYALVSSIALIQLIRIDLRVPQFGWTTQKIFHLMNFIVNGVRAVVFGLHKLVFLLHPKVLILVLLDLPGLLFFSTYTLLALFWAEIYHQARSLPTDKLRIVYISINAALYIIQICIWVYLGIDDNSGVEFFGKIFIAVVSFIAALGFLLYGGRLFFMLRHFPIESKGRRKKLHEVGSVTAICFTCFLLRCVMGFLSAFDSDASLDVLDHPILDLIYYVLVEILPSALVLYILRRLPPKRISAQYHAIC; via the exons ATGCACCAGCACCAGCACCAGCACCAGCACCAGCTGATGAGTTTTACCGCCATGGAGATTGCATTGTGGTGGTGGGACCAAATCAACCACTCCACTCACTGGCAGTCCGCCATTTTCTACTTCCTCTGTGCCGCTTACGCTCTCGTCTCCTCCATCGCTCTC ATTCAGTTGATAAGAATTGATCTTAGAGTACCTCAGTTTGGTTGGACAACGCAGAAAATCTTCCATCTCATGAATTTCATTGTTAACGGAG TGCGTGCTGTGGTGTTTGGATTGCACAagcttgtttttcttttgcatcCTAAG GTTTTGATTTTGGTTCTATTAGATCTTCCAGGACTACTTTTCTTCTCAACATATACACTTTTAGCCCTTTTTTGGGCAGAAATTTATCACCAG GCAAGGAGTTTACCAACTGATAAGCTCAGGATAGTTTATATTTCAATAAATGCTGCCTTGTATATTATCCAG ATTTGTATTTGGGTATACCTCGGGATAGATGACAATAGTGGTGTGGAGTTCTTTGGAAAGATATTTATTGCAG ttGTGTCATTTATTGCTGCACTAGGCTTCTTGTTATATGGAGGAAG ATTATTTTTCATGCTGAGGCATTTCCCAATCGAATCTAAAGGGAGAAGGAAGAAACTTCATGAG GTTGGATCTGTCACAGCCATCTGTTTCACCTGTTTTTTATTACGATGTGTTATG GGATTTCTGTCTGCATTTGATTCAGATGCATCTCTAGATGTTTTGGACCATCCTATTCTGGACTTAATCTACTATGTG CTGGTTGAGATTCTACCTTCAGCTTTAGTCCTCTACATCCTGCGCCGATTGCCGCCCAAGAGGATATCAGCCCAATATCACGCTATCTGTTAG
- the LOC130710705 gene encoding uncharacterized protein LOC130710705, with amino-acid sequence MAAPAPVAIGTRGTIGSLVRKEIEYFTNSQKAQPQFVDMVSSRGYSTSKPSFWFLLMTGKRRKKRGANNGFLPKICSAVEVAESNQLNRIPGYSYRILKNDINNFQH; translated from the coding sequence ATGGCAGCTCCTGCTCCGGTTGCTATAGGCACAAGGGGAACAATTGGATCTCTTGTCAGGAAAGAAATTGAATACTTCACCAATTCACAGAAGGCTCAGCCACAGTTTGTGGACATGGTTTCTAGCAGAGGCTATTCTACTTCCAAGCCTAGTTTCTGGTTCTTGCTAATGACagggaagaggaggaagaaaagagGTGCAAATAATGGGTTTCTCCCAAAAATATGTTCTGCTGTTGAAGTAGCAGAAAGCAATCAATTGAACAGGATTCCTGGTTACAGCTACAGGATCCTCAAGAATGACATCAACAACTTTCAGCACTAG
- the LOC130710814 gene encoding phospholipase A I: protein MSWGLGWKRPSEIFHLTLSYGTDDPPENLARTSTSSRSSSASSSSSSSSSSSILSQDQDLGFRIELDWSASEDEDQAALKLQSQLMVALPMPQDTVEVELRPRDGEEDTVDLSMKVVKRREPLRAVSMAKAVATGQQSDGTGVLIRLLRSDLPSSIPQHVEDAVAGCGHRWTSLAVLGMCGCGLSVFPVELTQLPHLEKLYLDNNKLTVLPPELGELRSLRVLRADNNMLVSVPAELRQCVQLVELSLENNKLVRPVLDFRAMSELRVLRLFGNPLEFLPEILPLHKLRHLSLANIRIVADENLRSVNVQIEMENSSYFGASKHKLSAAFSLIFRFSSCHHPLLASALGKIMQDQGNRVFVGKDENAVRQLISMISSDNTHVVEQACSALSALASDDSVALQLMKADIMQPIGIVLKSAGREEVISVLQVVVKLAFTSDTVAEKMLTKDILKSLKTLCSFKDPEVQRLALLAVGNLAFSIENRRILVTSESLRELLLRLTVATESRVCKAAARALAILGENENLRRAIRGRQVAKQGLRILSMDGGGMKGLATVQMLKEIEKGTGKRIHELFDLICGTSTGGMLAVALGIKLMTLEECEDIYKNLGKLVFADPVPKDNEAASWREKLDQLYKSSSQSFRVVVHGSKHSADQFERLLKEMCSDEDGDLMIDSAVKNVPKVFVVSTLVSMMPAQPFIFRNYQYPAGTPEVALTTSDSSGITVLASPIGGQAGYKRSAFIGSCKHQVWQAIRASSAAPYYLDDFSVDVNRWQDGAIVANNPTIFAIREAQLLWPDTKIDCLVSIGCGSVPTRMRKGGWRYLDTGQVLIESACSVDRVEEALSTLLPMLPEIQYFRFNPVDERCDMELDETDPTNWLKLESAIEEYMQQNHHAFENACERLLLPFQHDENLRSKLPKTKESNEGANGPTLGWRRNVLLVEASHDPDSGRMIHHARALESFCARNSIRLSLMQGLSGIVKTVPSTTFATPFASPLFTGSFPSSPLVYSPDIGQRIGRIDLVPPLSLDGQLGKSAASPPVSPRGLRQLSVPVKALHEKLQNSPQVGVIHLSLQNDSDGLIVSWHNDVFVVAEPGELADKFLQSVKFSLLSTMRRHRRKGASLLANISTISDLVAFKPYFQIGGIVHRYLGRQTLVMEDDHEICSYMFRRTVPSMHLSHDDVRWMVGAWRDRIIICTGTYGPTPSLIKALLDSGAKAVVCSSNEPPESQLTTSFDGSREMNAMENGKFEIGEDDADDENVPASPVSDWEDSDGEKILDRSFSFWDDDEEELSQFVCQIYESLFREGAGINVALQHALASYRKMGYVCHLPGVQ from the exons ATGTCTTGGGGATTGGGCTGGAAGAGACCTTCCGAGATCTTCCACCTCACTCTCAGCTATGGCACCGACGATCCGCCGGAGAATCTCGCCCGGACCTCAACCTCCTCACGGTCGTCATCCGCCTCATCGTCATCGTCGTCCTCCTCCTCTTCGTCAATCCTCTCGCAGGATCAGGACCTTGGATTTCGCATTGAATTGGATTGGTCGGCGTCGGAGGACGAGGATCAGGCTGCTCTCAAGCTTCAGTCGCAGCTCATGGTGGCTCTGCCGATGCCGCAGGACACCGTCGAGGTTGAGTTGAGACCGAGGGACGGTGAGGAGGATACGGTGGATTTGAGCATGAAGGTTGTTAAGAGAAGGGAGCCTCTCAGGGCGGTTTCGATGGCTAAGGCTGTTGCTACTGGTCAACAAAGCGATGGCACAGGAGTTTTGATACGCTTGTTGCGCTCCGATTTGCCTTCCTCGATTCCGCAGCACGTTGAAGACGCCGTTGCTGGTTGCGGCCACCGCTGGACCAGTCTCGCTGTGCTTGGTATGTGCGGCTGTGGCTTGTCG GTATTTCCAGTAGAGCTCACACAACTGCCACACCTTGAGAAACTTTACCTTGATAACAACAAGCTGACCGTTTTGCCACCTGAGCTTGGTGAGCTAAGAAGCTTAAGAGTGCTCAGAGCTGACAACAACATGCTTGTCTCAGTACCTG CGGAACTGAGGCAGTGTGTGCAGTTGGTGGAGTTATCATTGGAAAACAACAAGCTTGTTCGGCCTGTTCTTGACTTCAG GGCTATGTCTGAACTACGTGTTCTTAGGCTATTTGGAAATCCTCTTGAGTTTCTTCCTGAAATTTTGCCCCTCCACAAACTTCGTCACCTTTCTCTTGCAAATATTAGGATTGTGGCTGATGAAAATTTGAGATCAGTGAATGTGCAAATAGAG ATGGAGAATAGTTCTTACTTTGGTGCATCTAAGCATAAACTCAGTGCTGCCTTCTCTCTTATATTCCGTTTTTCTTCTTGTCATCACCCTTTACTAGCATCTGCTCTAGGAAAGATAATGCAAGACCAAGGAAATAGAGTATTTGTAGGTAAAGATGAGAATGCAGTGCGGCAGCTTATAAGTATGATAAGTAGTGACAACACACATGTG GTTGAACAAGCCTGCTCTGCTCTTTCAGCCCTTGCTTCTGATGATTCTGTCGCACTGCAGCTGATGAAGGCGGACATCATGCAGCCAATCGGAATAGTTCTGAAATCTGCAGGTCGGGAAGAGGTAATATCTGTATTGCAAGTTGTGGTCAAGTTGGCTTTCACATCTGATACAGTCGCTGAGAAGATGTTGACCAAGGATATTTTGAAATCATTAAAGACTTTATGTTCCTTTAAAGATCCAGAG GTACAAAGATTAGCTCTGTTAGCTGTTGGAAATTTGGCCTTCTCTATAGAGAATCGCCGCATACTTGTTACTTCTGAAAGCTTGCGAGAACTTCTCTTACGCCTGACTGTTGCAACTGAATCACGTGTATGTAAAGCTGCAGCCCGTGCTTTGGCAATTCTTG GAGAAAATGAAAACCTGAGGCGTGCAATAAGAGGAAGACAAGTGGCTAAGCAAGGACTTCGAATACTCTCAATGGATGGAGGTGGGATGAAAGGTTTAGCAACTGTACAAATGCTGAAGGAAATTGAAAAAGGAACTGGAAAACGAATACATGAGCTATTTGATTTAATATGTGGCACATCAACGGGCGGAATGCTAGCTGTTGCCCTTGGGATTAAGTTAATGACATTGGAAGAATGTGAAGATATATACAAAAATCTTG GTAAGCTTGTTTTCGCTGATCCTGTTCCCAAGGACAATGAAGCTGCATCATGGAGAGAAAAGTTAGATCAACTTTATAAGAGTTCATCACAGAGCTTTAGAGTTGTTGTTCATGGATCAAAA CACAGTGCAGATCAGTTCGAGAGGCTATTAAAGGAAATGTGTAGTGATGAAGATGGGGATCTAATGATAGACTCTGCTGTGAAAAATGTGCCCAAAGTTTTTGTTGTATCAACCTTAGTGAGCATGATGCCAGCACAGCCGTTCATATTTCGTAATTATCAG TATCCTGCTGGAACACCAGAGGTGGCTCTTACAACATCAGATAGTTCTGGGATCACTGTATTAGCATCGCCTATTGGTGGACAAGCTGGCTATAAACGCAGTGCATTCATTGGAAGTTGTAAGCATCAAGTGTGGCAGGCTATCAGAGCGTCATCTGCTGCTCCTTattatcttgatgatttctcaGTTG ATGTCAACCGCTGGCAAGATGGTGCGATAGTGGCAAACAATCCTACAATTTTTGCCATAAGAGAAGCACAACTTCTGTGGCCTGACACAAAAATTGACTGTCTGGTTTCAATAGGATGCGGTTCTGTTCCAACTAGG ATGCGAAAAGGGGGTTGGAGGTATCTGGATACAGGGCAGGTGTTGATTGAGAGTGCATGCTCTGTTGATCGCGTGGAGGAAGCTTTAAGTACATTGTTACCTATGCTTCCTGAAATACAATATTTTCGTTTCAATCCAG TTGATGAACGTTGTGATATGGAACTTGATGAGACAGATCCAACAAACTGGCTAAAGTTGGAATCTGCAATTGAAGAATATATGCAACAGAATCATCATGCATTTGAAAATGCGTGTGAGAGATTGCTTCTTCCTTTCCAGCATGACGAGAACCTGAGATCTAAATTACCCAAGACAAAGGAGTCAAACGAGG GTGCAAATGGCCCTACTTTAGGGTGGAGGCGCAATGTCCTACTTGTTGAAGCTTCACATGATCCAGATTCTGGAAGGATGATCCATCATGCCAGGGCGCTCGAGTCATTCTGTGCTCGTAATAGCATACGGTTATCCCTCATGCAAGGCTTGTCGGGGATAGTCAAGACAGTGCCATCAACAACATTCGCGACTCCATTTGCGTCACCTTTGTTCACAGGAAGCTTCCCTTCAAGTCCACTTGTGTATAGCCCTGATATAGGTCAGAGGATTGGACGAATTGATCTGGTACCACCTTTAAGTTTAGATGGTCAGTTGGGAAAATCAGCTGCATCGCCTCCAGTATCTCCTCGAGGACTTAGGCAGCTCTCTGTGCCTGTCAAAGCATTGCATGAGAAATTGCAGAATTCACCACAAGTGGGTGTTATACATTTGTCTCTTCAAAATGACTCAGATGGCTTAATTGTTAG TTGGCACAATGATGTGTTTGTGGTGGCTGAACCTGGAGAGCTTGCTGATAAATTTCTACAAAGTGTTAAATTCAGTTTGTTGTCAACAATGAGGAGACATCGCAGGAAGGGCGCATCTCTCTTGGCAAATATTTCTACCATTTCTGATTTAGTTGCCTTTAAACCTTATTTCCAAATTGGAGGCATTGTTCACCGTTATCTAGGACGTCAAACCCTA GTTATGGAAGATGATCATGAAATTTGTTCATACATGTTCCGTAGGACTGTTCCCTCTATGCATTTATCACATGATGATGTAAGATGGATG GTTGGAGCTTGGAGAGACAGGATCATAATATGCACAGGGACATATGGACCTACTCCTTCTCTTATTAAGGCCTTGCTGGATTCAGGTGCCAAAGCTGTCGTATGTTCTTCAAATGAACCACCAGAATCTCAGTTGACGACGTCCTTCGATGGTTCCAGAGAGATGAATGCGATGGAAAATGGGAAGTTTGAAATCGGAGAGGACGATGCAGACGATGAGAACGTACCTGCCAGTCCAGTTAGTGACTGGGAAGATAGTGACGGTGAGAAAATTTTGGACCGCagtttttctttttgggacGATGATGAAGAGGAACTGTCACAATTTGTTTGTCAGATATACGAATCATTATTCAGGGAGGGTGCTGGTATCAATGTTGCCTTGCAACATGCCCTTGCCTCATATCGAAAAATGGGGTATGTGTGCCATCTCCCTGGCGTACAATAA